One window from the genome of Bdellovibrio sp. NC01 encodes:
- the tig gene encoding trigger factor, translated as MKSNVEKVSNLSRKLNIEIPAAVVQSSFQKVFTGIQRDVEIKGFRKGKAPLNTIKSIYGDRVKQDVVQDLVQKHYAQALEEHKLEPISYPEFEFADPSEDKDFSFSAAFDIRPEIALKKYEGLEVEKEKIDLDPAKVEQVLENIRASRATFEDAKEDRAAKVGDTAVIDFVGYVGGKELENGAGTNHHLELGAKQFIEGFEDGVVGMKKGETKTISLKFPDPYHSADLAGKPVEFKVTLKEIKVKVLPELTEEFVKTLGGPDTLHDLKKTIQEDLEQGEKKRVEDGFKNRMLKTLVKENPVEVPPSLLKEQKASLIEDFKRRMSEQGMGEADFASYVEKWDADFAKTATEMIQSSFLVDAIAKKHDLFAKKEDLDKKFAEYAQQTGIEESRIKEFYGRPEQASRLTYQITEEKVIEFLSKTVKVKEVPAGTFKDEQN; from the coding sequence ATGAAATCAAATGTAGAAAAGGTTTCGAACCTTTCCAGAAAATTGAACATCGAAATCCCAGCGGCTGTAGTTCAGTCATCATTCCAAAAAGTGTTCACTGGCATTCAAAGAGATGTGGAAATCAAAGGCTTCCGTAAAGGTAAAGCTCCTTTGAACACAATCAAAAGCATCTATGGCGATCGCGTAAAGCAAGACGTCGTTCAAGATTTGGTGCAAAAACACTACGCACAAGCTTTGGAAGAGCACAAGCTTGAGCCAATCAGCTATCCAGAATTTGAATTTGCTGATCCGTCAGAAGACAAAGACTTCTCTTTCTCTGCAGCTTTCGACATCCGTCCTGAAATCGCATTGAAAAAATACGAAGGTCTTGAAGTAGAAAAAGAAAAAATCGATTTGGATCCAGCTAAAGTTGAGCAAGTTCTTGAAAACATCCGTGCTTCTCGCGCAACTTTCGAAGATGCAAAAGAAGATCGCGCAGCTAAAGTTGGTGACACTGCAGTTATCGATTTCGTTGGTTACGTTGGCGGTAAAGAGCTTGAAAACGGTGCGGGCACAAACCACCACCTTGAGCTTGGCGCTAAACAATTCATCGAAGGTTTCGAAGACGGCGTTGTTGGCATGAAAAAAGGCGAAACAAAAACGATCTCTTTGAAATTCCCAGATCCATACCACTCTGCTGATCTTGCTGGTAAACCAGTTGAGTTCAAAGTGACTTTGAAAGAAATCAAAGTAAAAGTTTTGCCTGAGTTGACTGAAGAGTTTGTAAAAACTTTGGGTGGCCCAGACACTTTGCACGACTTGAAAAAAACAATCCAAGAAGATCTTGAACAAGGCGAAAAGAAACGCGTTGAAGACGGTTTCAAAAATCGCATGTTGAAAACTCTTGTTAAAGAAAACCCAGTTGAAGTTCCTCCTTCATTGTTGAAAGAGCAAAAAGCTTCTTTGATCGAAGACTTTAAACGTCGTATGTCTGAACAAGGCATGGGCGAAGCTGATTTCGCTTCTTACGTTGAAAAATGGGATGCTGACTTCGCAAAAACAGCTACTGAAATGATCCAATCGTCATTCCTAGTAGATGCTATTGCTAAGAAACATGATCTTTTCGCGAAAAAAGAAGATCTTGATAAAAAGTTCGCTGAGTACGCTCAACAAACTGGTATCGAAGAATCTCGTATTAAAGAATTCTACGGTCGTCCAGAACAAGCTAGTCGTCTTACTTACCAAATCACTGAAGAAAAAGTGATCGAGTTCTTGAGCAAGACAGTAAAAGTTAAAGAAGTTCCAGCTGGAACTTTCAAAGACGAACAAAACTAG
- a CDS encoding PHB depolymerase family esterase: MKTFKLISKTCLSLFISSVSMAATLGSYNIDPAGITISGVSSGAYMAVQMQVAYSKTISGAASVAGGIYWCAQGDSQKAQGECMGRPQGINPENQIAKARELEKAGAIDALANLQKQKIYIYASPKDSIINPVNSDKLQDFYAAFANKANIQFVNNINSAHGFPTLNSGNPCQFAMLPWILNCNYDGAGEILKQMYGTLAARGSFVSSHLTKFEQREFGDNGTPLYREGWVYVPEACAQGERCKLHVALHGCQMSPDYIQDKFATLSGFNEWAESNHIIILYPQSDKVMGTNPYACWDWFGFTGQNYVAKDGKQMSALFKMIERLSRK; this comes from the coding sequence ATGAAAACATTCAAACTTATTTCTAAGACGTGTCTTTCATTATTCATTTCTTCTGTCTCGATGGCAGCGACGTTGGGATCTTATAATATAGATCCTGCTGGGATTACGATCTCGGGCGTTTCTTCGGGTGCTTACATGGCCGTACAAATGCAGGTTGCTTACTCGAAGACGATTTCGGGTGCGGCAAGTGTCGCTGGCGGAATTTACTGGTGCGCCCAAGGCGATTCGCAAAAAGCGCAAGGCGAATGCATGGGACGTCCTCAAGGCATCAATCCAGAAAATCAAATCGCTAAAGCACGCGAGCTTGAAAAAGCTGGTGCCATCGATGCGCTTGCAAATTTGCAAAAACAAAAAATCTATATCTATGCGAGTCCGAAGGATTCCATTATCAATCCAGTGAATAGCGATAAGCTTCAGGATTTTTACGCAGCTTTTGCGAACAAGGCGAATATTCAGTTCGTGAATAACATCAACTCTGCACACGGCTTTCCGACTTTGAATTCGGGCAATCCGTGCCAGTTTGCGATGTTACCGTGGATTTTAAATTGTAACTACGACGGTGCTGGTGAAATTTTAAAGCAGATGTACGGAACGTTAGCGGCGCGCGGCTCTTTCGTCTCATCACATCTTACAAAGTTTGAGCAACGTGAATTTGGCGACAATGGGACTCCCCTTTATCGTGAAGGTTGGGTTTATGTTCCTGAAGCTTGTGCGCAAGGTGAACGCTGTAAATTGCACGTCGCACTTCACGGCTGTCAGATGAGTCCCGATTATATCCAAGATAAATTTGCCACTCTGTCGGGCTTTAATGAATGGGCCGAAAGCAATCACATCATCATTCTTTATCCGCAATCAGATAAAGTGATGGGCACGAATCCATATGCATGCTGGGATTGGTTTGGTTTTACCGGTCAAAACTATGTCGCCAAAGACGGCAAACAAATGAGCGCCCTATTTAAAATGATAGAGCGCCTGTCACGAAAATAA
- a CDS encoding alpha/beta fold hydrolase, which translates to MKFHLSLLLIASFLTACASKPVEKPALRGYDAELTNYQYPFPVKYYSFRAQEQDLKMAYMDMSRMGDAGKVIVLLHGKNFSGEYYEDLAHRLMTIGYRVIMIDQIGFGKSTKPKNFQYTFQALALYTNNLLDSIGVKNYQLLGHSMGGMLATRMALMYPEKISKLFLIDPIGLEDWKTMTAYHSIDQYYQAELNSNPERVKKYQLESYYDNNWKPEYDRYIKAMTGWMEGPDYPLIAWNAALTYDMVFTQPVFYEFKLLKMPTVLVVGTRDKTALGKAWAPEGVKEKMGNYPQMGKTVAKMIPKSKLITLKGLGHLPFIEAPDMFWKNLEKELQ; encoded by the coding sequence ATGAAGTTTCATCTTAGTCTTCTGTTAATCGCATCCTTTTTAACTGCGTGTGCTTCAAAGCCGGTCGAGAAACCTGCGCTACGCGGTTATGATGCTGAACTGACGAATTACCAATATCCATTTCCTGTGAAGTACTATTCATTCCGTGCGCAAGAGCAGGATTTGAAAATGGCGTATATGGATATGTCGCGCATGGGTGACGCGGGCAAAGTTATTGTTCTTCTTCACGGTAAAAACTTTTCTGGTGAGTATTACGAAGATCTTGCGCATCGTTTGATGACGATTGGTTATCGCGTGATCATGATTGATCAAATCGGTTTTGGTAAATCGACGAAACCAAAAAACTTTCAATACACATTTCAAGCTTTGGCGCTTTATACGAACAACCTGTTGGATAGTATCGGTGTAAAGAACTATCAACTTTTGGGACATTCAATGGGCGGTATGCTCGCAACAAGAATGGCCTTGATGTATCCAGAGAAAATTTCAAAATTGTTTTTGATCGATCCCATCGGTCTTGAAGATTGGAAAACGATGACGGCGTATCACAGCATCGATCAGTACTACCAAGCCGAACTTAATAGCAATCCCGAGCGCGTGAAAAAGTATCAGCTTGAAAGCTATTACGATAATAACTGGAAACCCGAATACGATCGTTACATCAAAGCGATGACGGGCTGGATGGAAGGGCCTGATTATCCGTTGATCGCGTGGAATGCGGCTCTAACTTATGACATGGTTTTCACTCAGCCGGTGTTTTATGAATTCAAACTTTTGAAAATGCCGACAGTTCTTGTGGTTGGTACGCGTGATAAGACGGCACTTGGTAAAGCGTGGGCCCCTGAAGGCGTAAAAGAAAAAATGGGAAATTATCCGCAGATGGGTAAGACCGTTGCGAAGATGATTCCAAAAAGTAAACTGATCACACTGAAAGGTTTAGGACATCTTCCTTTCATCGAGGCCCCAGACATGTTCTGGAAAAACCTCGAGAAAGAATTACAGTAA
- a CDS encoding S41 family peptidase, whose protein sequence is MQSLKRYWKTYVLGFILILTIFIMAETGFQVKAFAQERYADLQNFSKVLNLIQQYYVEETDTKKLIYGAIKGMLRELDPHTNFMPPDIFKDFESETSGEFGGLGIEISIQNGVLTIISPIEDAPAWEAGIKAGDKVVGIDGTSTKGMSLVEASQLMRGKKGSKIVLRVVREGEDKTRDITITRGSVKIKSVKYTDMGDGFAYIKITSFIENTAKDLEKALETHAKNNKGKIAGVLIDMRRNPGGLLDQAIKVSDMFLKEGTIVSTIGRNKAEKEVAVASHKGKYTDVPLVLLVNEYTASASEIVSGALQDNKRALVTGQRTFGKGSVQSVIKLGDGSGLKLTVARYYTPSGISIQAEGIHPDIEIEDVDPDAFAKSVLKSQTTREGDIAGHLKNDKEKAAEKLDVKKGAEEGALAWWKDLGSKIDEKLSPRDKLLKSDYQAYQAFSYLKAWNTMKGLTR, encoded by the coding sequence ATGCAATCACTGAAACGCTACTGGAAAACCTATGTCTTAGGATTTATTTTAATCCTGACAATCTTCATCATGGCAGAAACAGGTTTCCAAGTTAAAGCCTTCGCCCAAGAGCGCTACGCTGATCTTCAAAACTTCAGTAAGGTTCTGAATCTAATTCAACAGTACTACGTTGAAGAAACTGATACGAAAAAATTGATCTATGGTGCGATCAAAGGGATGTTGCGTGAATTGGATCCGCACACGAACTTCATGCCACCAGATATTTTCAAAGACTTTGAATCAGAAACAAGCGGTGAATTCGGCGGTCTTGGTATCGAGATCTCGATTCAAAATGGTGTTTTGACTATTATCTCTCCAATTGAAGATGCTCCAGCTTGGGAAGCGGGAATCAAAGCGGGCGATAAAGTTGTCGGCATTGACGGTACCAGCACAAAAGGCATGAGCCTTGTTGAAGCTTCACAACTGATGCGCGGTAAAAAAGGCAGCAAAATTGTTTTAAGAGTTGTGCGTGAAGGCGAAGATAAAACTCGCGACATCACAATCACTCGTGGATCTGTAAAAATCAAATCGGTTAAGTACACTGACATGGGCGATGGTTTTGCTTACATCAAAATCACAAGCTTCATTGAAAACACAGCGAAAGATTTAGAAAAAGCATTGGAAACTCACGCGAAAAATAACAAAGGCAAAATTGCCGGTGTTCTTATCGACATGAGAAGAAATCCAGGCGGTCTTCTTGATCAAGCGATCAAAGTCAGCGACATGTTCTTGAAAGAAGGAACTATCGTCAGCACGATCGGCCGTAACAAAGCTGAAAAAGAAGTCGCAGTGGCTTCGCATAAAGGTAAGTACACAGATGTTCCGTTGGTGTTGCTAGTGAACGAATACACGGCATCGGCTTCAGAAATTGTTTCGGGTGCACTACAAGATAACAAACGTGCTCTTGTAACAGGGCAAAGAACTTTCGGTAAGGGTTCCGTACAATCAGTTATTAAATTGGGTGATGGCAGCGGTTTGAAACTGACTGTGGCTCGTTACTACACTCCAAGTGGTATCTCGATCCAAGCTGAAGGTATCCATCCTGATATTGAAATTGAAGATGTGGATCCAGATGCATTTGCGAAATCTGTTTTGAAATCGCAAACAACTCGTGAAGGCGATATCGCGGGTCACTTGAAAAATGATAAAGAAAAAGCCGCTGAAAAGCTGGATGTGAAAAAAGGTGCTGAAGAAGGTGCTTTGGCTTGGTGGAAAGATTTAGGATCGAAAATAGACGAAAAGTTGTCGCCTCGTGACAAACTGTTGAAGTCAGATTACCAAGCATATCAAGCATTTAGCTACTTGAAGGCATGGAACACAATGAAGGGTTTGACGCGCTAG
- a CDS encoding murein hydrolase activator EnvC translates to MDTLTKDFEENKKKIEEAEIKQRQVLSGLFEINKKIKKTVTERGALSQQRAIIEVTIKNLSQKVEDLEGKSKSQRALLAERLRAIYKLGGPSIARYIFSSDSSSSLDRNLKILGIVAERDMELIKNYRLDLKEMQSKKRALAVRLESLKSVEAKISTQEKKLIAEQALKNKLLDGIRKSKLFALKQINGLREKSMQYNIDDAGVFDLLFKPSFGDQKGELTPPIAGVVTRKFGLMKGQDHPYTLSNKGIFISAAHGSPIKSVFEGKVSFVGDIPGFGKTLIVDHGDHYYTVYGHAEDVKVNVGDEITQSQIIANAGVSSADNPSGIYFEIRHFSEPYDPQLWMKGL, encoded by the coding sequence ATGGACACGCTGACTAAAGACTTTGAAGAAAACAAAAAAAAGATCGAAGAAGCCGAGATCAAACAGCGTCAGGTTCTTTCCGGTCTTTTTGAAATCAATAAGAAGATTAAAAAAACGGTGACCGAGCGGGGAGCTCTTTCACAACAACGTGCGATCATTGAAGTGACGATCAAAAATCTTTCGCAGAAAGTGGAAGATCTTGAGGGTAAATCAAAGTCACAACGTGCTCTTCTTGCGGAACGTTTAAGAGCAATCTACAAACTGGGCGGCCCGTCGATTGCGCGCTATATTTTTTCTTCCGACAGTTCGTCGTCATTGGATCGTAATCTGAAAATCCTTGGCATCGTTGCTGAACGAGACATGGAATTGATCAAGAATTACAGACTAGACCTTAAAGAGATGCAGAGTAAAAAGCGAGCTCTTGCAGTTCGTTTAGAAAGTCTTAAGTCAGTCGAAGCAAAAATTTCGACACAAGAAAAAAAGCTGATTGCAGAACAAGCTTTGAAGAACAAACTTCTTGATGGTATCCGCAAATCAAAACTATTCGCTTTGAAGCAGATTAACGGCCTTCGCGAGAAATCAATGCAATATAATATTGATGACGCCGGCGTCTTCGATTTGCTCTTCAAGCCCTCATTCGGTGATCAAAAAGGAGAACTGACTCCACCTATCGCTGGGGTCGTGACTCGTAAATTTGGACTTATGAAAGGCCAGGATCACCCGTACACTTTATCGAACAAAGGCATTTTTATTTCTGCAGCTCATGGCAGTCCGATCAAATCCGTCTTTGAAGGAAAAGTTTCTTTTGTTGGAGACATTCCTGGATTTGGCAAGACGTTGATCGTCGATCACGGCGATCACTACTACACCGTGTACGGCCATGCTGAAGATGTGAAAGTGAATGTTGGGGATGAAATTACTCAGTCGCAAATTATTGCGAACGCCGGAGTTTCCTCTGCCGATAATCCTTCTGGAATTTATTTTGAAATTAGACATTTTTCCGAACCCTACGACCCTCAGCTGTGGATGAAAGGACTTTAA
- a CDS encoding ABC transporter permease, with amino-acid sequence MKAPQKNFALKVSTLVVVTACFAVICASLLISQNFKNILTMWGEDVQMTVYLSQDISEKGRQELQAFLKDTGKVGDISFVNQEKALGDFRTQLASYAPDLSHDEELLKLIPASLQVSLAKSVATQDQMSVLQDLASQLKQKEGVDDVSFGQDWVEKYGALVSAIEITMQLLGIVVLAASLFVMSNAIRASVQARRDEIVIMEMIGATSSMIRKPFLKEGALLGVLSSTAAVVVCFIAYVGFKNLLVAKLSFLQLGQHLAFVGPAWIVTMIVGGTALGALGSYLCVRRINDGWAATQRS; translated from the coding sequence ATGAAAGCTCCACAAAAAAACTTCGCACTTAAAGTTTCTACACTGGTCGTGGTGACGGCTTGTTTTGCGGTGATTTGTGCCTCGTTGCTTATTTCTCAAAACTTCAAAAATATTCTGACAATGTGGGGCGAAGACGTGCAAATGACCGTCTATCTTTCCCAAGACATTTCAGAAAAAGGCCGTCAGGAATTGCAAGCCTTCCTGAAAGACACGGGTAAAGTGGGCGACATCTCTTTCGTGAATCAGGAAAAAGCACTGGGTGACTTTAGAACACAGCTTGCAAGCTATGCTCCGGATTTAAGTCATGACGAAGAATTGCTAAAGCTGATTCCCGCTAGTCTGCAAGTAAGTCTGGCAAAGTCAGTTGCAACTCAAGATCAAATGTCGGTTCTTCAAGATTTGGCTTCGCAATTAAAACAAAAAGAAGGCGTTGATGACGTCAGCTTCGGTCAAGATTGGGTTGAGAAATACGGAGCACTCGTTTCCGCAATTGAAATCACAATGCAATTACTTGGCATCGTCGTTCTTGCGGCATCATTGTTCGTAATGTCGAATGCGATTCGTGCTTCCGTGCAAGCTCGCCGCGACGAAATCGTGATCATGGAAATGATCGGTGCAACAAGCTCAATGATTCGTAAGCCGTTCTTAAAAGAAGGTGCCTTGTTGGGTGTGCTTTCTTCGACAGCCGCAGTGGTCGTTTGCTTCATTGCGTATGTTGGTTTTAAAAATCTATTAGTAGCCAAATTAAGCTTCCTACAACTTGGACAACACCTGGCGTTTGTCGGTCCTGCTTGGATTGTGACGATGATCGTGGGTGGTACAGCATTAGGCGCTTTGGGTTCATACTTATGTGTTCGCCGTATTAATGACGGTTGGGCTGCGACTCAGAGGTCATAA
- the ftsE gene encoding cell division ATP-binding protein FtsE — protein sequence MIEFSHVYKTYPGAIHALKNIDLRIDKGEFVFLTGPSGAGKTTLFKMISAYDVATSGDVNVAGYDLSEIKDGQIPFFRRKIGVIFQDFKLLKNKTIFENVALPLQIRGDKPHAIARRVAEVLEQVGLAHKHDQYPEFVSGGEQQRTAIARAIVHQPGVLIADEPTGNLDPRLSEEIMDLLERVCAQGTTVFIATHDHDMVKRRKKRTLELRDGMIVGDTK from the coding sequence ATGATTGAATTCTCCCACGTATATAAGACTTATCCCGGTGCGATCCACGCACTTAAGAATATTGATTTGCGAATCGACAAGGGCGAATTTGTTTTTCTTACGGGCCCCAGTGGCGCAGGTAAGACGACGTTATTCAAAATGATTTCAGCTTATGACGTGGCAACTTCTGGCGATGTGAATGTCGCAGGATATGATTTATCAGAGATCAAAGACGGACAAATTCCTTTCTTCCGCCGCAAGATCGGTGTGATCTTTCAAGATTTCAAACTTCTAAAAAACAAAACGATCTTTGAAAACGTTGCATTGCCTTTGCAAATTCGCGGCGACAAACCTCACGCGATTGCTCGTCGTGTGGCAGAAGTGCTTGAGCAAGTTGGACTTGCTCACAAACATGATCAATATCCTGAATTTGTATCTGGTGGTGAGCAACAAAGAACCGCGATTGCAAGAGCCATCGTGCACCAGCCCGGCGTATTGATTGCCGATGAGCCGACAGGAAATTTAGATCCAAGATTGAGTGAAGAAATTATGGATTTACTTGAGCGCGTGTGTGCTCAAGGAACGACTGTGTTTATTGCAACCCATGATCACGATATGGTGAAACGTCGTAAGAAAAGAACTCTAGAACTTCGCGACGGCATGATTGTGGGGGACACTAAATAA
- a CDS encoding YdiY family protein, translating to MKHLILSALALIPLLATTAFAQDPVSATKEPPPWTGEAEAGAILVTGNSDSESYAAKLKTVYTHEKNIFTLAGSYIRAEANGTESARNWYGSLRYDRELAEMFSVFIAQRVESDIFAGYLQRDATDVGVKYFLIKKDDLNWIVEAGYRYQKTQPTIGTPFYDNLGRLYSEVNKQWDKTLSFKYWLEYLPNFSDANGYFINSEASMNVMLNSIFSLKIGYLLQYQNAPPADGKNTTTTTTMNLVAKF from the coding sequence ATGAAACATCTCATTCTGTCAGCACTCGCCTTAATTCCGCTTCTTGCAACAACGGCTTTCGCGCAAGATCCGGTTTCTGCGACTAAAGAACCGCCACCTTGGACTGGTGAAGCCGAAGCCGGTGCGATCCTTGTCACTGGCAATTCTGATTCTGAAAGTTATGCCGCGAAATTGAAGACCGTTTACACTCACGAAAAGAACATCTTCACGCTGGCGGGTTCTTACATTCGTGCTGAAGCAAACGGCACTGAAAGTGCGCGCAACTGGTACGGAAGCCTTCGTTACGATCGCGAATTAGCTGAAATGTTCAGCGTCTTCATCGCACAAAGAGTCGAAAGCGATATCTTCGCCGGCTATTTACAAAGAGATGCCACTGACGTCGGTGTAAAATATTTTTTGATTAAAAAAGACGATTTGAATTGGATTGTGGAGGCCGGTTACCGTTACCAAAAAACGCAACCTACGATTGGCACTCCGTTTTACGACAACTTAGGTCGTTTGTATTCTGAGGTGAACAAGCAATGGGACAAAACTTTGTCATTCAAATACTGGCTTGAATATCTTCCGAACTTCTCTGATGCCAATGGATATTTCATTAATTCGGAAGCTTCGATGAATGTTATGTTAAACTCCATCTTCTCGTTGAAGATCGGTTACCTATTACAATATCAAAATGCTCCGCCAGCGGATGGCAAGAATACAACAACTACGACTACAATGAACCTTGTAGCGAAGTTTTAG
- the mscL gene encoding large conductance mechanosensitive channel protein MscL, translated as MFKEFKTFIMRGNVLDLAVGIIIGAAFTKIVSSFVSDVLMPVISLALGKVDFSNLFVALNGQTYDTLEAAKKAGAATLNYGLFINAIIDFLIVAFAIFMLIKAVNKVARKEEAKAPEMKECPECLSQIPLKARKCSHCGSLQASTLSSDRSPSSSMNV; from the coding sequence ATGTTTAAGGAATTTAAAACCTTCATTATGAGAGGCAACGTTTTAGATCTGGCTGTCGGTATCATCATTGGTGCCGCCTTCACTAAAATTGTTTCTTCATTCGTGTCTGATGTCTTGATGCCGGTGATCAGTTTGGCTTTGGGCAAAGTTGATTTTTCAAACTTGTTCGTCGCTTTAAATGGTCAAACTTATGATACACTTGAAGCCGCAAAAAAAGCCGGTGCAGCGACTTTAAACTACGGCTTATTCATAAATGCGATCATCGATTTTTTGATCGTGGCATTCGCAATCTTTATGTTGATTAAAGCTGTCAACAAAGTGGCTCGCAAAGAAGAAGCGAAAGCCCCAGAAATGAAAGAGTGCCCCGAGTGTCTTTCTCAGATCCCATTAAAAGCTAGAAAATGCTCGCACTGCGGAAGTCTTCAAGCCTCTACACTTTCTTCAGATCGTAGTCCTTCATCTTCGATGAACGTCTAA